One window of Acidimicrobiales bacterium genomic DNA carries:
- a CDS encoding formate dehydrogenase accessory sulfurtransferase FdhD produces the protein MSRGRTARVLTRRVDADGNRRVPDELIVEEPMSIRLDGELVATTMRTPGDDFELAVGFCITEGVLADTPVRSVRYCGQGLASEAEYNDVTVDTGGRAPVPTPRLGPASSSCGICGTVAIDELRERLRPLDVEPFDVEVLAAMTDHIDGQALFSTTGAVHAAVAFDRTGQPLLLREDIGRHNAVDKVVGRLHMDGLLPAGDLGLWVSGRASFEMAQKAWAAGFASLVAVSGPSALAVETARTANLQLAGFARGDRLNLYTGD, from the coding sequence ATGAGCCGGGGCCGGACCGCTCGGGTGCTGACCCGCCGTGTCGACGCTGATGGCAACCGTCGCGTCCCCGACGAGCTGATCGTCGAGGAACCCATGTCGATCCGCCTCGACGGTGAGCTGGTGGCCACCACCATGCGAACCCCGGGTGATGACTTTGAGCTGGCCGTCGGGTTCTGCATCACCGAGGGTGTTCTGGCTGACACTCCGGTCCGCTCGGTCCGCTACTGCGGACAGGGGTTGGCGTCGGAGGCCGAGTACAACGACGTCACCGTGGACACCGGTGGTCGGGCGCCCGTCCCCACGCCTCGGCTCGGCCCCGCCTCGTCGTCCTGCGGTATTTGCGGAACGGTGGCCATCGACGAACTGCGTGAACGCCTTCGCCCACTCGACGTCGAACCCTTCGACGTCGAGGTGCTTGCCGCCATGACCGACCACATCGACGGTCAGGCTCTCTTCTCGACCACCGGGGCCGTGCACGCCGCCGTGGCCTTCGACCGCACGGGTCAGCCGTTACTGCTACGTGAGGACATCGGTCGCCACAACGCGGTCGACAAGGTGGTGGGTCGGCTTCACATGGACGGTCTCCTGCCGGCCGGCGATCTAGGCCTGTGGGTCAGTGGCCGGGCCTCGTTCGAGATGGCCCAGAAGGCGTGGGCCGCCGGGTTCGCCAGCCTGGTGGCGGTCAGCGGACCATCGGCACTCGCCGTCGAGACGGCCCGGACCGCCAACCTTCAACTGGCCGGCTTCGCCCGCGGCGACCGGCTCAACCTCTACACCGGCGACTGA
- the groL gene encoding chaperonin GroEL (60 kDa chaperone family; promotes refolding of misfolded polypeptides especially under stressful conditions; forms two stacked rings of heptamers to form a barrel-shaped 14mer; ends can be capped by GroES; misfolded proteins enter the barrel where they are refolded when GroES binds), with protein MMAKIITFDETARRSLERGMNQLADAVRVTLGPKGRNVVLEKKWGAPTITNDGVSIAKEIDLEDPYERIGAELVKEVAKKTDDVAGDGTTTATVLAWSMVREGLRNVAAGANPMSIKKGIEAAVAAAVDSIRNSAQDVSSDKGQIANVAAISAADPEIGAMISEAIDKVGKDGVITVEEGQTFGMEMDLVEGMRFDKGYISPYFVTDPDRMEAVLEDPYILFVGSKITAVRDLVPALEKVMQTNRPLLILAEDVEGEALATIVVNKIRGTFNAAAVKAPGFGDRRKAMLQDMAILTGGQVISEEVGLKVDAVTLDMLGQARKVVVSKDETTIVEGAGDDADISGRIAQIKGEIENTDSDYDREKLQERLAKLSGGVAVLKVGAATEVELKEKKHRIEDAVSTTKAAIEEGVVAGGGVTLLRAQAAALEAGESLAADEATGTRIVAKALEGPLTQIAVNAGLEGGVIVEKVRNLEGSVGFNAATGEYEDLVVAGIIDAAKVTRSALQNAGSIAALFLTTEAVVADAPAEGAGGGMPDMDF; from the coding sequence CTGATGGCGAAGATCATCACGTTCGACGAGACGGCCCGCCGTTCCCTCGAGAGGGGCATGAACCAGCTGGCCGACGCCGTGCGCGTCACGCTCGGCCCAAAGGGTCGCAATGTCGTCCTGGAGAAGAAGTGGGGCGCCCCTACCATCACCAACGACGGCGTCTCCATCGCCAAGGAGATTGACCTCGAAGACCCGTACGAGCGCATCGGCGCCGAGCTGGTCAAGGAGGTCGCTAAGAAGACCGACGACGTCGCCGGTGACGGCACCACCACGGCCACCGTTCTGGCCTGGTCAATGGTCCGCGAGGGCCTACGAAACGTGGCCGCCGGTGCCAACCCGATGTCCATCAAGAAGGGCATAGAGGCCGCCGTGGCCGCCGCTGTGGATTCCATCCGCAACTCGGCTCAGGACGTCTCCAGCGACAAGGGACAGATCGCCAACGTGGCCGCCATCTCGGCCGCTGATCCCGAGATTGGCGCCATGATCTCCGAGGCCATCGACAAGGTGGGCAAGGACGGCGTGATCACCGTCGAGGAGGGTCAGACCTTCGGTATGGAGATGGACCTCGTCGAGGGCATGCGCTTCGACAAGGGTTACATCTCGCCGTACTTCGTGACCGACCCCGACCGTATGGAAGCCGTCCTCGAGGACCCGTACATCCTGTTCGTCGGTTCCAAGATCACCGCTGTGCGTGATCTAGTGCCGGCCCTCGAGAAGGTCATGCAGACCAACCGTCCGCTGCTTATCCTCGCTGAAGACGTCGAGGGAGAGGCCCTGGCCACCATCGTGGTCAACAAGATCCGTGGCACCTTCAACGCCGCGGCCGTCAAGGCCCCGGGCTTCGGTGACCGTCGCAAGGCAATGCTCCAGGACATGGCCATCCTCACCGGTGGTCAGGTCATCTCCGAGGAGGTTGGGCTCAAGGTCGACGCCGTGACACTCGACATGCTCGGTCAGGCCCGCAAGGTCGTCGTCAGCAAGGACGAGACCACCATTGTCGAGGGTGCCGGCGACGACGCTGACATCTCGGGGCGCATCGCCCAGATCAAGGGCGAGATCGAGAACACCGACTCGGACTACGACCGTGAGAAGCTCCAGGAGCGTCTAGCCAAGTTGTCCGGCGGCGTGGCCGTCCTGAAGGTTGGCGCAGCCACCGAGGTCGAACTCAAGGAAAAGAAGCACCGCATCGAGGACGCGGTGAGCACCACCAAGGCAGCCATTGAGGAGGGCGTCGTGGCCGGCGGTGGCGTGACGCTGCTTCGTGCCCAGGCGGCCGCTCTGGAGGCCGGTGAGTCACTGGCCGCCGATGAGGCCACCGGTACCCGCATCGTGGCCAAGGCACTCGAGGGTCCGTTGACCCAGATCGCTGTGAACGCTGGCCTCGAGGGTGGCGTCATTGTCGAGAAGGTCCGCAACCTCGAAGGCTCGGTTGGCTTCAACGCCGCCACCGGCGAGTACGAGGACCTGGTTGTCGCCGGCATCATCGATGCCGCCAAGGTGACCCGTTCGGCCCTCCAGAACGCAGGCTCCATAGCGGCGTTGTTCCTCACCACTGAGGCCGTCGTCGCCGATGCCCCGGCCGAGGGTGCAGGCGGCGGCATGCCGGATATGGATTTCTAG
- a CDS encoding MoaD/ThiS family protein — MDNVPAMAVTIRIPTTLRPLTSGQPEVNVEAGTVGEALAALDATHPGFTERITDESGTLRRFVNVFVSDEDVRFLNGLDTEVPDGAALAIVPAVAGG; from the coding sequence GTGGATAACGTGCCGGCCATGGCCGTCACCATCCGCATCCCCACCACCCTCCGTCCGCTGACCTCCGGTCAGCCCGAGGTCAACGTCGAGGCCGGCACCGTGGGCGAGGCCCTGGCAGCTCTTGATGCCACCCACCCAGGGTTTACCGAGCGAATCACCGACGAGTCCGGCACCCTGCGTCGCTTTGTGAACGTGTTCGTGAGCGACGAGGACGTCCGTTTCCTGAATGGGCTTGACACCGAGGTGCCCGACGGCGCTGCGCTGGCCATCGTCCCGGCTGTTGCCGGAGGCTGA
- a CDS encoding glycerate kinase, whose amino-acid sequence MKVVAAPDKFRGTGTAREVAAAIGRAAATAGADCVEIPMADGGEGLLDVLGGPDRTTVVTGPLGAPVEAGWRLDRGTAVIEMARVAGLELAGGADGNHPLDATTAGVGELILSAVESGARRVVIGMGGSATTDGGLGALDAMGSPARYRGVELLVACDVRTRFADAAEVFGPQKGATDAHVRMLTGRLERLVQVYGERFDVDVSTLDRAGAAGGLAGGLAAMGAELVDGIDLVAEELRLDEHVADADLVVTGEGWLDATSYEGKVVGGVGVYAAAAGVPLLVVVGGAEPEVADRDGVVSLSERFGMARAMAEPTALLEIVIGEALARG is encoded by the coding sequence ATGAAGGTGGTCGCCGCCCCCGACAAGTTCCGGGGCACCGGCACGGCCCGTGAGGTCGCCGCGGCCATTGGGCGGGCCGCCGCCACCGCCGGGGCCGACTGCGTCGAGATCCCCATGGCCGACGGCGGCGAAGGCCTGCTCGACGTCCTGGGTGGACCGGACCGGACCACGGTGGTCACCGGACCGCTGGGCGCTCCGGTAGAGGCCGGCTGGCGACTGGACAGGGGCACGGCGGTCATCGAGATGGCCCGGGTAGCGGGCCTGGAACTGGCCGGAGGCGCCGATGGAAACCATCCGCTGGACGCCACGACGGCTGGTGTCGGGGAGCTCATCTTGAGCGCCGTGGAGTCCGGGGCTCGACGGGTCGTCATCGGCATGGGCGGGTCGGCCACCACCGACGGTGGGTTGGGTGCGCTCGACGCCATGGGCTCACCTGCCCGGTACCGGGGCGTGGAGTTGTTGGTGGCCTGTGACGTGCGGACCCGGTTTGCTGACGCGGCCGAGGTGTTCGGCCCTCAGAAGGGCGCCACCGATGCTCACGTCCGGATGTTGACTGGTCGACTCGAACGTCTCGTGCAGGTCTACGGCGAACGCTTCGACGTAGACGTGTCGACCCTCGATCGGGCCGGGGCGGCCGGTGGGCTAGCCGGAGGCCTGGCCGCCATGGGCGCTGAACTAGTCGACGGGATCGACCTGGTGGCCGAGGAGCTCCGCCTGGACGAACACGTAGCCGACGCCGACCTGGTGGTCACTGGTGAGGGCTGGCTCGATGCGACCTCGTATGAGGGGAAAGTGGTCGGCGGCGTGGGCGTCTACGCCGCTGCGGCCGGGGTGCCCCTCCTGGTGGTGGTGGGAGGTGCCGAACCGGAGGTGGCGGACCGCGATGGGGTCGTCTCGCTGTCGGAACGCTTCGGCATGGCTCGGGCCATGGCTGAGCCCACCGCCCTCCTGGAGATCGTCATCGGTGAGGCGCTGGCCCGTGGATAA
- a CDS encoding LytR C-terminal domain-containing protein gives MNTRSRGGFGPSNAAAAPRAFLLITIAVLLGLVLLWKAVDSTPGTMTPAADQAATADSLTGETPAEAGDASADEIPADADTDASADSGSDAPATTEAPAPTTTQDLFPKPTHAPNEVNVLVANGSGVSGAAGKVTDMLSPLGWAMESPANANKTSVTGIYYKTGYASDAQVIQEHFGEAPSILSQFPAGGLSVPDGTLDRIDNADIVVILGSDLAIQGG, from the coding sequence ATGAATACCCGCTCACGCGGTGGGTTCGGTCCGAGCAACGCCGCCGCGGCCCCCCGGGCCTTCCTGTTGATCACCATTGCCGTCCTCCTTGGACTGGTTCTGCTCTGGAAGGCCGTCGACTCGACTCCGGGAACCATGACGCCGGCTGCCGACCAGGCCGCCACTGCCGATTCGTTGACCGGCGAGACGCCCGCCGAGGCTGGCGATGCCTCTGCTGACGAGATACCGGCCGACGCCGATACGGACGCATCGGCCGATTCCGGAAGCGATGCGCCAGCCACCACGGAAGCCCCGGCCCCGACCACTACCCAGGATCTCTTTCCGAAGCCCACGCACGCCCCCAACGAGGTGAATGTTCTGGTGGCCAACGGCTCGGGCGTATCCGGCGCAGCCGGCAAGGTCACGGACATGCTCAGCCCACTGGGCTGGGCCATGGAGTCTCCGGCCAACGCCAACAAGACCTCGGTCACCGGGATCTACTACAAGACGGGCTACGCCAGCGACGCTCAGGTAATCCAGGAACACTTCGGTGAGGCCCCGAGCATCCTCTCGCAGTTCCCGGCGGGCGGCCTCTCGGTCCCTGACGGCACACTGGACCGGATTGACAACGCCGACATCGTGGTCATCCTTGGATCCGACCTGGCCATCCAGGGCGGCTGA
- a CDS encoding DUF3263 domain-containing protein has product MALTQRDRDILDFERSWWSATAPKDVQIRERFELSATRYYQLLGEMLDTDDAMAYDPLVVRRLQRQRDRRRRARLEPRMIEEDGTR; this is encoded by the coding sequence GTGGCACTGACGCAGCGAGACCGGGACATTCTCGACTTCGAACGATCGTGGTGGTCGGCCACCGCGCCTAAGGACGTTCAGATCCGTGAGCGGTTCGAACTCTCGGCTACCCGCTACTACCAGCTGCTCGGCGAGATGCTCGATACCGACGACGCCATGGCCTACGACCCGCTGGTCGTACGTCGCCTCCAGCGCCAGCGTGACCGTCGTCGTCGGGCCCGCCTCGAGCCCCGGATGATCGAGGAAGACGGCACCCGATGA
- the rlmB gene encoding 23S rRNA (guanosine(2251)-2'-O)-methyltransferase RlmB, whose amino-acid sequence MSGSRGGSGRGSGGGARKGGPSKAGSSRGGPRRGGPQNVGKGNRGAARPEPPPRRSSTGRPNKPGGGSGRVRGSGQRGTSPLGNRDGGDGPKGLGGDQVEGRQAVRELLLAGTRRTREVVLAGDLDSAPILDDIIDLADEAKVTIREVSRNKFESMTRTEAAQGVLALAQPLQEYELDDLLVPDAAGRDPFLLLLDGVTDPGNLGAILRSAECAGVTGVVLPRHRAAGVTATVAKSAAGAIEHLRMTRVGGLPKALSQMSNAGVWSVGLDAGGDGAIHQLAVADQPVALVMGAEGTGLSRLVRERCDTIAHIPLAGVLGSLNVSAAAAVALFEVARCRT is encoded by the coding sequence GTGAGTGGTTCCCGAGGTGGAAGTGGAAGGGGTTCGGGCGGTGGCGCCCGCAAAGGCGGTCCGAGTAAGGCTGGTTCGAGTAGGGGTGGCCCCCGTCGCGGCGGTCCTCAGAACGTCGGCAAGGGCAACCGTGGTGCGGCTCGCCCTGAACCGCCGCCCCGCCGGTCGTCAACCGGTCGACCCAACAAGCCCGGGGGCGGTTCCGGCCGGGTCCGTGGCTCGGGCCAGCGGGGCACCTCGCCGTTGGGTAATCGTGACGGTGGCGACGGGCCCAAAGGTCTGGGTGGCGACCAGGTGGAGGGCCGTCAGGCCGTTCGAGAGCTCCTGCTGGCCGGCACCCGCCGGACCCGTGAGGTAGTTCTGGCCGGCGATCTCGACTCAGCCCCCATCCTCGACGACATCATCGATTTGGCCGACGAGGCCAAGGTCACCATTCGCGAGGTGTCACGTAACAAGTTCGAGTCCATGACCCGCACCGAGGCTGCCCAAGGGGTTCTGGCCCTCGCCCAGCCGCTGCAGGAGTACGAGCTCGACGACCTCCTCGTGCCCGACGCTGCCGGTCGAGACCCGTTCCTGTTGCTACTCGACGGTGTGACCGATCCCGGCAACCTCGGGGCGATCCTGCGCTCAGCGGAGTGTGCCGGGGTGACCGGTGTGGTTCTGCCCCGTCACCGGGCGGCTGGGGTGACGGCCACGGTGGCCAAGTCGGCAGCTGGGGCTATCGAGCACCTTCGGATGACCAGGGTTGGAGGCCTGCCCAAGGCGTTGTCACAGATGTCGAATGCTGGCGTGTGGTCCGTGGGCCTCGACGCTGGTGGAGATGGGGCCATCCACCAACTCGCGGTGGCCGACCAGCCGGTGGCCCTCGTCATGGGCGCCGAGGGGACTGGCCTGTCCCGCCTGGTGCGGGAGCGGTGCGACACCATTGCCCACATCCCGCTGGCTGGGGTACTCGGCTCGCTGAACGTCTCGGCGGCTGCCGCCGTTGCCCTCTTTGAGGTGGCCCGCTGTCGGACCTGA
- the ispF gene encoding 2-C-methyl-D-erythritol 2,4-cyclodiphosphate synthase has translation MADSGSDRPTIPELRIGQGFDVHPFSEDSGRPMVLGGVTFDGPGLAGHSDADAVAHAVTDALLGAAGLGDIGQRYPDTDAAFAGADSMALLANAAAAVAAEGWTVANVDCTVVLETPKLAPRRDEMEVGLTRVVGGPVTIKGKRAEGLGALGRREGVACFAVVLLVRSVAPSGREDGGTS, from the coding sequence ATGGCTGACTCCGGGTCTGATCGACCGACGATCCCCGAACTGCGTATCGGGCAGGGCTTTGACGTCCACCCGTTTAGCGAGGATTCCGGCCGGCCCATGGTCCTGGGCGGCGTGACGTTCGACGGCCCTGGTCTGGCAGGTCACAGCGACGCCGATGCGGTGGCCCACGCCGTTACCGACGCCCTACTTGGGGCCGCTGGTCTAGGTGACATAGGGCAGCGCTACCCAGACACCGACGCTGCCTTCGCCGGTGCCGACAGCATGGCTCTGTTGGCCAATGCGGCTGCCGCGGTGGCTGCTGAGGGTTGGACGGTGGCCAACGTGGACTGCACAGTGGTCCTCGAGACCCCGAAGTTGGCACCCCGTCGTGATGAGATGGAGGTCGGCTTGACTCGAGTAGTCGGTGGCCCGGTCACCATCAAGGGCAAGCGGGCCGAGGGTCTCGGTGCCCTGGGCCGTCGTGAGGGTGTGGCCTGTTTCGCCGTCGTCCTGTTGGTTCGATCCGTTGCCCCGTCGGGGCGAGAAGATGGAGGCACCTCGTGA
- the ispD gene encoding 2-C-methyl-D-erythritol 4-phosphate cytidylyltransferase: MSVWTIVVAAGRGERFGSDKQAADLGGRPVVSRSVATSMEASDGVVVVVASERLVAAEALLAGLGGEATVVTLVAGGATRSASVRAGLAAVPDDAEVVLVHDGARPLATAALFARVVAAVRAGADAVVPGVPVSDSLRAVDGGVVDRDGVLAVQTPQGFPADRLRAAHAAGTDASDDATLVEAVGGTVVVVDGEPANLKITRPVDLVLATESLGSADDGSGFDG, translated from the coding sequence ATGAGTGTCTGGACGATCGTGGTGGCTGCCGGTCGTGGCGAGCGGTTCGGTAGCGACAAACAGGCCGCCGACCTCGGTGGTCGCCCGGTGGTGTCCCGGAGCGTGGCCACCTCGATGGAAGCGTCCGATGGTGTGGTCGTGGTGGTGGCTTCCGAACGACTTGTGGCCGCTGAGGCGCTATTGGCCGGCCTCGGCGGCGAGGCGACGGTGGTGACCCTGGTGGCAGGCGGCGCGACCCGATCCGCGTCTGTGCGGGCCGGGCTGGCTGCCGTCCCCGATGACGCTGAGGTGGTGCTGGTACACGATGGTGCCCGCCCCTTGGCCACCGCGGCGCTGTTTGCCCGAGTGGTGGCTGCTGTTCGGGCTGGCGCCGATGCTGTGGTGCCCGGTGTGCCGGTCTCTGACTCGCTCCGGGCGGTCGACGGTGGTGTAGTGGATCGTGACGGAGTGCTGGCGGTGCAGACGCCCCAGGGCTTTCCAGCCGATCGACTCCGGGCCGCCCATGCCGCTGGGACCGACGCTAGCGACGACGCCACCCTCGTGGAGGCCGTCGGTGGCACAGTGGTGGTCGTGGATGGCGAGCCGGCGAACCTCAAGATCACCCGACCGGTGGACCTTGTGCTGGCCACCGAGTCCCTCGGGTCGGCTGATGATGGGAGCGGTTTCGATGGCTGA
- a CDS encoding Crp/Fnr family transcriptional regulator: MPDTTLFRETTLFAGLDDDVLGEIVAASQDLELRRGDVLFREDEPPDELYVVVSGRIAIANKSIDGRESMVALMEEGDLFGEMGLFDGRGRSAGARALETSVVTTVPYGPVRDIYEADPTLLWRVVDMLTGRLRTMDAALADSVFLDVTGRTAKRLLELAGEDDEFSLPITQEELAGMVGASRERVNKAIASFIRLGWIEQIDRTYRITNREQLTIRSR; encoded by the coding sequence ATGCCGGACACCACGCTCTTTCGCGAAACCACCCTGTTCGCCGGGTTAGACGATGACGTCCTCGGGGAGATCGTCGCCGCCAGCCAGGACCTCGAGTTGCGGCGCGGGGACGTGCTGTTTCGTGAGGACGAACCGCCCGACGAGTTGTACGTCGTGGTGTCGGGCCGGATCGCCATCGCCAACAAGTCCATCGACGGCCGGGAATCAATGGTGGCCCTCATGGAGGAGGGCGACCTGTTCGGCGAGATGGGCCTGTTCGACGGGCGGGGCCGCTCGGCCGGAGCCCGGGCGCTGGAAACCTCGGTGGTCACCACCGTGCCGTACGGACCGGTACGCGACATCTACGAAGCCGACCCGACCCTGCTGTGGCGGGTGGTCGACATGCTGACCGGGCGACTGCGGACCATGGACGCCGCTCTGGCCGACTCGGTGTTCCTGGACGTGACCGGACGCACCGCCAAGCGACTACTGGAACTGGCTGGCGAGGATGACGAGTTCTCGCTGCCCATCACCCAAGAAGAGCTAGCCGGAATGGTCGGCGCATCACGGGAGCGGGTCAACAAGGCCATCGCATCGTTCATCCGACTGGGGTGGATCGAACAAATTGACCGCACCTACCGGATCACTAACCGCGAACAGTTGACGATCCGCTCCAGGTAG
- a CDS encoding dienelactone hydrolase family protein: MDQAPSERGLVVIPDVMGMRPLFDDLVARLAAETGWTVAAFELYPGREQLDVGDRLVAASTLHDDRVLGDAMAAAEATGAGTVSILGFCMGGMYALKAVGTGRFERSCPFYGMIHVPEAWQGPGQREPLDAMAAGDPSSVLAVIGTADAWTPPGHVDELEAAGATVLRYEGADHGFVHDASRPAHRADDAADAWAKVLDWLAG; encoded by the coding sequence GTGGATCAAGCCCCTTCAGAAAGAGGTCTGGTGGTGATCCCGGACGTCATGGGGATGCGACCCCTGTTCGACGACCTTGTGGCGCGTCTGGCCGCCGAGACCGGTTGGACGGTGGCTGCCTTCGAGCTCTATCCGGGTCGCGAGCAACTCGACGTGGGTGACCGTCTGGTCGCCGCTTCGACGCTGCACGACGACCGGGTACTGGGCGATGCCATGGCTGCCGCGGAGGCCACTGGGGCTGGCACGGTGTCGATTCTGGGCTTCTGCATGGGCGGGATGTACGCCCTCAAGGCGGTGGGAACCGGGCGTTTCGAGCGGTCGTGCCCGTTCTACGGAATGATTCACGTGCCCGAGGCCTGGCAGGGCCCGGGCCAACGGGAGCCGTTGGATGCGATGGCTGCTGGCGATCCGTCGTCGGTGCTGGCGGTGATCGGCACGGCCGACGCATGGACGCCACCAGGCCACGTTGACGAACTCGAGGCCGCCGGCGCGACGGTTCTTCGCTACGAGGGCGCCGACCACGGTTTCGTGCACGACGCATCGCGACCGGCCCACCGGGCCGACGACGCGGCGGATGCGTGGGCGAAGGTTCTCGACTGGCTGGCCGGCTGA
- the radA gene encoding DNA repair protein RadA, whose translation MASLTTGSRTRTTFECTSCGTPHPSWVGRCGSCGDWNALMEVPVVRSGGSSVLAAANLGIGEVRPMSTLAPDESAAVPTGMAEADRAFGGGLVPGSVTLLGGEPGIGKSTLTLQLAAARVGAGGRVLLVSAEESAGQVRLRAERLGAVHDDLWLASDTSVEAILAHLDQLEPDLLIVDSVQTVHLAVEGGAPGSAGQVRASAQRLVVEAKARALATVLVGHVTKDGSLAGPKTLEHVVDTVAELTGDRHHALRMLRVVKHRFGPTDEIGLFAMDADGLQSVDDPSRLFLADRAPDVAGSVVLPALEGHRPLLLEVQALVVRSSTHHPRRSPQGLDGRRLALLLAVLERRVGIDPGALDVYATVVGGAQATEPAADLPLALAIVSAVVGRPLGSDTVALGEVGLGGELRQVTGTGRRLMEAARLGFRRAVVPASTPGLPDGIELVRVATLAEAVAAVGLLPAGGASRDR comes from the coding sequence ATGGCGAGCCTCACCACCGGATCCCGTACCCGCACCACGTTCGAGTGCACCTCGTGTGGCACCCCACACCCCAGTTGGGTTGGCAGGTGCGGTAGTTGCGGCGACTGGAACGCCCTGATGGAGGTTCCGGTAGTCCGGTCCGGTGGCTCGAGCGTGCTCGCCGCGGCGAACCTCGGGATCGGCGAGGTTCGGCCCATGTCGACGTTGGCCCCCGACGAGTCGGCCGCGGTGCCTACCGGTATGGCTGAAGCCGATCGGGCGTTCGGAGGGGGCCTGGTGCCCGGCTCGGTCACCCTGCTGGGCGGCGAGCCGGGCATCGGGAAGTCGACCCTCACCCTGCAACTCGCCGCCGCACGGGTCGGTGCTGGCGGCCGGGTCCTGCTGGTCAGCGCCGAGGAGTCTGCGGGTCAGGTTCGGTTGCGGGCCGAGCGGTTGGGCGCTGTGCACGACGACCTCTGGTTGGCCAGCGATACCTCTGTCGAGGCGATCCTGGCCCATCTCGATCAACTCGAACCCGACTTACTCATCGTGGATTCGGTGCAGACCGTCCACCTAGCCGTCGAGGGCGGTGCGCCCGGTTCGGCCGGCCAAGTCCGGGCGTCGGCGCAACGCCTGGTAGTCGAGGCCAAGGCCCGTGCGTTGGCCACCGTGCTGGTCGGTCATGTCACCAAGGATGGTTCGCTGGCCGGACCCAAGACACTGGAACACGTGGTCGACACGGTGGCAGAGCTGACCGGTGATCGCCATCACGCCCTGCGGATGCTGCGGGTCGTCAAGCACCGTTTCGGTCCAACCGACGAGATCGGCCTGTTCGCGATGGACGCCGACGGGCTGCAGTCCGTCGACGACCCCAGTCGACTTTTTCTGGCCGACCGGGCCCCCGACGTTGCTGGTTCAGTGGTCCTGCCCGCGCTGGAGGGGCATCGGCCGCTCCTATTGGAGGTTCAGGCCCTAGTGGTCCGTTCGTCCACACATCACCCTCGGCGTTCACCCCAGGGTCTCGACGGGCGCCGGCTGGCGCTGTTACTGGCGGTTCTGGAACGTCGCGTCGGCATCGATCCCGGAGCACTTGACGTGTACGCCACCGTGGTGGGTGGCGCTCAGGCCACCGAACCGGCCGCTGACCTTCCCCTCGCCCTCGCCATTGTGTCCGCCGTGGTGGGTCGTCCACTGGGGTCGGACACTGTGGCCCTCGGCGAGGTGGGCCTCGGTGGGGAGCTGCGTCAGGTGACTGGCACCGGTCGGCGCCTTATGGAGGCCGCCCGCCTGGGTTTTCGGCGTGCTGTCGTTCCGGCGTCCACACCTGGTCTGCCCGACGGCATCGAACTGGTCCGCGTTGCCACCCTCGCCGAGGCCGTCGCCGCCGTCGGCCTGCTCCCCGCAGGGGGTGCCAGCCGGGATCGCTGA